One region of Planctomycetota bacterium genomic DNA includes:
- a CDS encoding pyridoxine 5'-phosphate synthase, whose amino-acid sequence MKLGVNIDHVATVRQARKTFEPDPVRAAVLAELAGADSIVVHLREDRRHIQERDVRILKDTVSTKLNLEMGLADEIIKIAIAIKPYQVTLVPERREELTTEGGLDIVKERKRIEEAVKLFKKSGIIVSVFIDPDREQLQAAKLVGANMVELHTGLYANAQGIEAQRIALHKLAESAVTARNTRLAVSAGHGLNYTNVHEITHIMEIEELNIGHSIIARAVLVGMERAVREMKEAIGKR is encoded by the coding sequence ATGAAATTAGGAGTTAATATAGACCACGTTGCCACGGTCAGGCAGGCCCGTAAGACCTTTGAGCCGGACCCGGTCCGGGCCGCGGTTCTGGCTGAACTGGCCGGGGCGGATAGTATTGTCGTTCACCTGCGCGAAGACCGCCGGCATATCCAGGAACGCGACGTGCGTATCCTTAAGGATACGGTCAGCACCAAACTCAACCTGGAGATGGGCCTGGCTGATGAGATAATCAAGATTGCTATTGCCATCAAACCGTATCAGGTCACTCTGGTGCCGGAGCGCCGGGAGGAATTGACCACCGAAGGCGGATTGGATATCGTCAAGGAGCGCAAACGGATTGAGGAAGCCGTTAAACTATTCAAGAAGAGCGGCATTATCGTCTCGGTCTTTATTGACCCGGACCGGGAGCAGCTCCAGGCCGCCAAATTAGTCGGCGCCAATATGGTGGAACTGCATACCGGACTGTACGCCAATGCCCAGGGTATTGAGGCCCAGCGGATTGCCCTGCATAAATTAGCCGAGTCAGCCGTGACGGCCCGCAATACCCGCCTGGCTGTGTCTGCCGGACACGGACTGAATTACACCAATGTCCACGAGATTACCCATATTATGGAGATAGAAGAACTCAATATCGGACACAGCATCATCGCCCGGGCTGTTCTGGTCGGTATGGAACGGGCCGTCAGGGAAATGAAAGAGGCTATTGGGAAAAGATGA
- a CDS encoding 4-hydroxy-tetrahydrodipicolinate synthase, which yields MKVERCQFSGCITAIVTPFNKGRVDYKKLLDLIDFQISNGVTGIVLCGTTGEGPTVIDDEKKRIFKAAVKHNHGRVQMIAGTGTNDTVTTIKRTQMAQKCGMDAALIVTPYYNKPTQQGMFLHFTAVAKKTKLPIILYNVPGRTGVSMAPETVARLSKVKNIVAIKEASGNLKNIARIKNLCGITILSGDDGLTYPILCLGGKGVISVASNIVPADVVRMIDLFNDKNFKEAKNLHLKLQPLFNALFVESNPIPVKTAMKMLGMINDEMRLPLCGMAKPNADKLKTALKNYGI from the coding sequence ATGAAAGTGGAAAGATGTCAATTCAGCGGTTGCATTACCGCAATAGTTACGCCATTTAACAAGGGGCGTGTGGACTACAAGAAACTACTGGATTTGATTGACTTCCAGATTAGTAATGGTGTCACCGGTATCGTTCTCTGCGGCACGACCGGCGAGGGCCCGACCGTTATCGACGACGAGAAGAAACGGATTTTTAAGGCCGCGGTAAAACATAACCACGGCAGGGTCCAGATGATTGCCGGCACCGGAACCAATGACACGGTCACAACTATAAAGCGAACACAAATGGCCCAGAAGTGCGGGATGGATGCGGCGCTGATTGTCACGCCTTACTATAATAAACCCACCCAGCAGGGGATGTTCCTGCATTTCACTGCCGTGGCGAAGAAAACCAAGCTCCCGATAATCCTTTATAACGTCCCGGGCCGGACCGGGGTTTCTATGGCGCCTGAGACAGTGGCACGCCTGTCTAAGGTGAAAAATATCGTAGCCATAAAGGAAGCCAGCGGCAATCTCAAAAATATAGCCCGGATTAAGAATCTGTGTGGCATCACCATTCTCTCAGGCGATGACGGGCTGACATATCCCATCCTTTGCCTGGGCGGCAAGGGCGTGATTTCGGTTGCTTCTAACATCGTCCCGGCTGATGTGGTTCGGATGATAGACCTATTCAATGATAAGAATTTTAAAGAAGCCAAGAACCTGCATCTCAAACTCCAGCCGTTATTCAACGCGCTGTTCGTAGAATCAAATCCTATCCCGGTCAAGACCGCGATGAAGATGCTCGGTATGATTAACGATGAGATGCGTCTTCCACTCTGCGGAATGGCCAAGCCCAATGCCGATAAGTTAAAGACGGCGTTAAAGAATTACGGAATATAA
- a CDS encoding fibronectin type III domain-containing protein, with protein sequence MGKVKLELRKLHILDKIRLANTIVTMMTGNPNFTTPVPALADLTNETIASGAAYNDAMIKRQDSKLATQVLDDREDALDLKLTQIALYVENVSAGNETKISSAGMSVRDRATPIGELMPPSALSAMAGNKDGEIDLNWEPVRGANSYVIQMTSDPNVPSSWANKANATESYAVILGLTSGNKYWFRVAGLGAAGQGPFSGAESKYAP encoded by the coding sequence ATGGGAAAAGTAAAGTTAGAGCTCAGGAAACTGCACATTCTGGACAAGATTAGGCTGGCCAACACAATTGTCACCATGATGACCGGTAATCCGAATTTCACCACGCCGGTGCCGGCCCTGGCTGACCTTACTAATGAAACGATTGCTTCGGGAGCCGCTTATAATGATGCGATGATTAAGCGCCAGGATTCCAAACTCGCCACTCAAGTGTTGGACGATAGGGAAGATGCGCTGGACCTGAAATTGACGCAGATAGCGCTTTATGTAGAAAACGTCTCGGCTGGCAATGAGACGAAGATATCCTCAGCCGGAATGAGCGTCAGGGATAGAGCCACGCCGATTGGGGAACTGATGCCGCCCTCGGCTTTGAGCGCTATGGCCGGCAATAAGGACGGCGAGATTGACCTTAACTGGGAGCCGGTGCGCGGCGCCAATAGTTACGTCATTCAGATGACCAGCGACCCGAATGTGCCGAGCAGTTGGGCTAATAAAGCCAATGCCACTGAGTCCTATGCTGTTATCCTGGGCCTGACCAGCGGCAATAAATACTGGTTCCGGGTGGCCGGCCTCGGCGCGGCCGGACAGGGGCCGTTCAGCGGCGCCGAATCAAAATACGCGCCATAG
- the folE gene encoding GTP cyclohydrolase I FolE, which yields MINKKKIVKAIKLFLEGIGENPNRKGLLETPDRVARMCDEIYAGLDKSIVPTRIIKPLISEEHDEIILLKDIPFYSICEHHLLPFIGKAHVAYLPSKGRISGVSKLARVVDTFSKRPQLQERLTVGIAETIMKALRPKGVMVIVEAEHLCMTMRGIKKPGSRMTTSVVRGVFRNNPATRAEAMNLIYK from the coding sequence ATGATAAACAAGAAGAAGATTGTCAAGGCCATTAAACTGTTCCTGGAGGGCATCGGCGAGAATCCGAACCGGAAAGGCCTGCTGGAGACCCCGGACCGGGTGGCCCGGATGTGCGATGAGATTTACGCCGGGCTGGATAAGTCCATTGTCCCGACCAGAATCATCAAGCCGCTGATTTCCGAGGAGCACGATGAGATTATTCTGCTAAAGGATATCCCGTTCTATTCCATCTGCGAGCATCACCTGTTGCCGTTTATCGGCAAGGCGCACGTGGCTTATCTGCCCAGCAAGGGCCGGATCAGCGGGGTGAGCAAGCTGGCCCGGGTAGTGGACACGTTCTCCAAGCGGCCCCAATTGCAGGAGCGGCTGACGGTCGGGATTGCCGAGACGATTATGAAGGCCTTGAGGCCCAAGGGCGTGATGGTGATTGTCGAGGCCGAGCATCTGTGCATGACCATGCGCGGCATCAAGAAACCCGGCTCGCGCATGACCACATCAGTGGTGCGCGGCGTGTTCCGCAATAACCCGGCCACCCGGGCCGAGGCGATGAATCTGATATACAAGTAA
- the gatC gene encoding Asp-tRNA(Asn)/Glu-tRNA(Gln) amidotransferase subunit GatC — translation MDINDKLIDHLCFLSRLSLSTGEKNSLKADLSKILAYVETVKQVDVTGIEPMVHPAPVHRGGVHSGGAAAPAGIFRDDQTRHNSLGNDKALQNAPKRRANFFEVPRVIE, via the coding sequence ATGGATATAAACGATAAATTAATAGACCATCTTTGTTTCCTTTCCCGGCTTTCTTTGTCAACTGGTGAGAAGAATTCCCTGAAAGCCGACTTGTCAAAGATACTGGCTTATGTCGAGACCGTTAAGCAGGTGGATGTGACCGGGATTGAGCCGATGGTCCACCCAGCCCCTGTGCACAGGGGCGGGGTCCATTCCGGCGGAGCGGCCGCGCCGGCGGGTATTTTTCGGGATGACCAGACCCGTCACAATTCGCTGGGAAACGATAAGGCACTCCAAAACGCGCCGAAACGCAGGGCAAATTTCTTCGAGGTCCCGCGGGTGATAGAATAA